One region of gamma proteobacterium HIMB55 genomic DNA includes:
- a CDS encoding SSU ribosomal protein S30P (PFAM: Sigma 54 modulation protein / S30EA ribosomal protein~TIGRFAM: ribosomal subunit interface protein), whose protein sequence is MRVTISGHHVEVTDGLREHISKKLRRVQRHCDTIDHIEFVLVVERTEHKAEANLHLAGADFFASETLSDMYPAIDSVIDKLDRQVTDHKRKHRTH, encoded by the coding sequence ATGAGAGTGACTATCAGTGGACACCACGTCGAAGTAACCGATGGCTTAAGAGAGCATATTTCGAAAAAGCTTCGAAGAGTGCAGCGGCATTGTGACACCATCGACCACATCGAGTTCGTGCTGGTTGTAGAGCGTACCGAGCACAAGGCTGAAGCAAATCTTCACTTGGCCGGCGCTGACTTTTTTGCGTCAGAAACACTCTCAGACATGTATCCTGCGATCGACTCGGTTATCGATAAACTGGATCGTCAGGTAACTGACCACAAGCGCAAGCACAGAACTCACTAA
- a CDS encoding ABC-type transport system involved in resistance to organic solvents, auxiliary component (PFAM: Toluene tolerance, Ttg2), with translation MKVSALFAKGLVALVLTMLALPSGAQVNDKAPKPIIEFTTTQIMSIIEEAPEYFDEDPDRFYGEIGSVLDATIDWRGFAKGVMGEYASNARYKSLDADGKKALRAQLESFTDIIKSGLIRTYAKGLLAFSGSKFEIIDGDDIDPNARSASITQLVYGSGDQTYTIRYQMGKRRDGSWRLRNLIVEDINLGQIYQNQFASAAKAANGNVGQVVAEWDVAANLPEDLDDE, from the coding sequence ATGAAAGTCTCGGCGTTATTCGCAAAAGGATTGGTGGCTTTGGTGCTCACCATGTTGGCCTTGCCAAGCGGCGCACAAGTCAACGATAAGGCACCCAAACCCATCATTGAGTTCACTACAACTCAGATCATGAGCATTATCGAAGAGGCGCCAGAGTACTTCGATGAGGACCCGGATCGCTTCTATGGTGAAATTGGCTCGGTGCTTGATGCCACCATTGACTGGCGAGGTTTTGCTAAAGGGGTCATGGGAGAGTACGCATCAAACGCGCGATACAAGAGCTTGGATGCGGATGGAAAAAAAGCGTTACGCGCACAACTTGAAAGCTTCACCGATATTATTAAGTCAGGCCTCATCAGAACCTACGCCAAAGGCCTTCTGGCCTTTAGTGGGTCTAAATTCGAAATTATCGACGGTGATGATATCGATCCCAACGCGAGGTCTGCGTCGATTACGCAGCTGGTGTACGGCTCGGGTGATCAGACGTATACGATCAGATACCAGATGGGTAAGCGCAGAGACGGCTCCTGGCGACTGCGAAATCTCATTGTCGAAGATATTAACCTGGGTCAGATCTACCAAAACCAGTTTGCCTCGGCGGCGAAGGCCGCGAACGGCAATGTTGGTCAGGTGGTGGCCGAGTGGGATGTGGCGGCAAACCTACCAGAGGACCTCGATGATGAATGA
- a CDS encoding putative transcriptional regulator, BolA superfamily (PFAM: BolA-like protein), with translation MMNETMIINALEGAFPGAKIDVQLDGSHCQVTVVSELFEGLRPVARQQKVYAPLNEFIRSGALHAVNIIANTP, from the coding sequence ATGATGAATGAGACAATGATTATCAACGCGCTAGAGGGTGCATTTCCCGGTGCTAAGATTGACGTTCAGCTCGACGGATCGCACTGTCAAGTGACGGTAGTCAGCGAGTTGTTCGAGGGACTTCGACCCGTGGCCCGCCAGCAGAAGGTGTACGCACCCCTGAATGAGTTTATCCGCTCAGGTGCGCTTCACGCCGTCAACATTATTGCGAACACGCCCTGA
- a CDS encoding lipopolysaccharide transport periplasmic protein LptA (PFAM: OstA-like protein~TIGRFAM: lipopolysaccharide transport periplasmic protein LptA) produces MKLKLQQHSRLRGNLVALLLLSSIVMISKANDADQPIEISADQVTREEPSGLTTYRGSVELRQGSLEINSDSLVFSFDDQGASVITAKGTPATLKQTPTNSSTPINAQANAIEYQETRDRIRLIGDARILQDGAVIEGSTIEYIVSSQRVMAAGSPSGNKPQRVKVTIPPNSLRENTDRD; encoded by the coding sequence GTGAAATTGAAGCTCCAACAACATAGCCGATTGCGCGGGAATCTAGTGGCGCTGCTACTACTCTCGAGCATCGTCATGATCTCCAAGGCAAACGACGCTGATCAACCCATTGAGATATCGGCTGACCAAGTTACACGCGAGGAGCCATCGGGGCTAACAACCTATCGCGGTTCGGTCGAGCTGCGCCAGGGATCGTTAGAAATCAACTCTGACAGCTTGGTATTTTCTTTCGATGATCAGGGTGCTTCGGTCATTACCGCAAAGGGAACGCCTGCCACGCTTAAGCAGACCCCGACGAACAGCTCTACACCGATCAATGCCCAGGCTAATGCCATTGAATATCAGGAGACGCGAGATCGCATTCGTCTCATCGGTGATGCACGAATTCTTCAAGATGGTGCCGTCATCGAGGGCAGCACGATCGAATATATTGTCAGCTCACAGCGCGTCATGGCCGCCGGATCTCCCAGCGGCAATAAACCTCAACGCGTGAAAGTAACGATCCCGCCAAATTCGCTCAGAGAGAATACAGACCGTGACTGA
- a CDS encoding ABC-type (unclassified) transport system, ATPase component (PFAM: ABC transporter; Branched-chain amino acid ATP-binding cassette transporter), translating into MTEVLAAKGLAKSYRGRRVVNGMSMSVNAGEIIGLLGPNGAGKTTCFYLMVGLVASDEGRITLCGSDVTSLPIHMRARQGLGYLPQEASIFRRLSVEDNLMAIIETRDDLDADEQQALCDELLREFHITHLRSSLGQSLSGGERRRVEIARALATDPKVILLDEPFAGVDPISISDIKAIITHLRDRGLGVLITDHNVRETLDICERAYIVSEGSVIAEGDAQSILDDAKVRKVYLGQDFRL; encoded by the coding sequence GTGACTGAAGTGCTGGCTGCAAAAGGCCTGGCCAAGTCCTATCGCGGACGCCGTGTCGTAAACGGCATGTCAATGTCGGTCAACGCCGGAGAAATCATTGGGCTTCTCGGTCCCAACGGTGCAGGAAAGACAACGTGCTTCTATTTAATGGTCGGCTTGGTGGCGAGCGATGAAGGTCGGATTACACTGTGTGGCAGTGACGTCACGTCGCTCCCGATCCACATGCGGGCACGACAAGGTTTAGGCTATCTGCCTCAGGAAGCCTCAATTTTTCGACGGTTATCGGTCGAGGACAATCTGATGGCCATCATCGAAACACGGGATGACCTCGATGCGGATGAACAACAAGCACTTTGCGACGAACTTCTTCGAGAGTTCCACATCACGCATTTGCGTAGCTCGCTCGGTCAAAGCCTTTCAGGCGGCGAGAGACGACGTGTGGAAATAGCACGCGCACTCGCGACGGATCCAAAAGTGATTTTGCTTGACGAGCCCTTTGCGGGCGTCGATCCAATCTCCATCTCAGATATCAAGGCCATCATCACCCATCTCCGTGACCGTGGCTTGGGCGTTTTAATCACCGATCACAATGTGCGTGAGACGCTCGATATCTGCGAGCGAGCCTATATTGTGAGTGAGGGAAGTGTCATCGCAGAGGGAGATGCGCAGAGCATTTTAGATGATGCTAAGGTCCGCAAAGTCTACCTAGGGCAAGACTTTAGGCTGTAA
- a CDS encoding HAD-superfamily hydrolase, subfamily IIIA (PFAM: haloacid dehalogenase-like hydrolase~TIGRFAM: 3-deoxy-D-manno-octulosonate 8-phosphate phosphatase, YrbI family): MSQNTQITLLVLDVDGVMSDGKVTYTSDGAELKSFNIKDGVGIKGIQKAGIQTAIITGRASPMVERRAAELGIHHLIQGREDKLSALKELLDSLTIELKNVAYMGDDLPDIEAIASVGIGACPADAAVAVKAQAGWISSLNGGEGCVREFCDHILDVANK; encoded by the coding sequence ATGAGCCAAAACACCCAAATCACACTCCTCGTTTTAGACGTCGACGGTGTAATGAGCGATGGCAAGGTCACCTATACCAGCGATGGTGCAGAGCTAAAGTCTTTTAACATCAAGGACGGTGTCGGAATTAAAGGCATTCAGAAGGCTGGCATTCAAACCGCCATCATTACGGGTCGCGCATCGCCCATGGTAGAGCGCAGGGCTGCCGAACTGGGTATCCATCACCTGATCCAAGGCAGAGAAGACAAGCTGTCCGCGCTGAAAGAGCTGCTCGACTCGTTAACTATTGAATTAAAAAATGTGGCGTACATGGGTGATGACTTACCCGACATCGAGGCTATCGCCAGCGTTGGAATTGGCGCCTGTCCCGCTGATGCAGCAGTGGCGGTCAAGGCACAGGCAGGCTGGATTTCATCGCTAAACGGTGGCGAGGGCTGTGTTCGTGAGTTTTGTGACCATATTTTGGATGTTGCAAACAAATGA
- a CDS encoding UDP-N-acetylglucosamine 1-carboxyvinyltransferase (PFAM: EPSP synthase (3-phosphoshikimate 1-carboxyvinyltransferase)~TIGRFAM: UDP-N-acetylglucosamine 1-carboxyvinyltransferase): MDYFVIRGGKPLQGRIAISGAKNAALPILAASLLTSEELRLNNVPHLNDITTMVELLGALGAEIAVDESGTLCMSAAELSSRRAPYELVKTMRASILVMGPLLARFGRAEVSFPGGCAIGSRPVDLHLKGFEAMGAQIDVRDGYIVATTEGGLRGCDFTFEMVTVGGTENLLMAAVLAEGETVLRNVAKEPEITDLVRFLRAMGADISGDDTDTLVIKGVSSLNSCEYTVMPDRIEAGTYLVAAAATGGCITVEGADAGHLGLVLDKLREAGVDVQVDANAITADMTGKRPLSVDVITAPYPGFPTDMQAQFTALNLVADGVARITETIFENRLIHAQEMSRMGANITIDGHSVIIRGQEKISGAPVMASDLRASASLVIAGLAAKGETRVDRIYHIDRGYERIEEKLQSVGADIVRKMR, encoded by the coding sequence GTGGATTATTTTGTCATTCGTGGTGGTAAACCGCTGCAGGGTCGCATTGCTATTTCCGGCGCAAAAAATGCGGCGCTGCCCATTCTCGCGGCGAGCTTATTGACCTCCGAAGAGTTGAGGCTGAACAACGTTCCTCATCTGAACGATATCACCACCATGGTCGAGCTCTTGGGGGCTCTAGGTGCAGAAATCGCCGTCGATGAATCAGGGACGCTTTGTATGTCGGCTGCTGAGTTGAGTAGTCGCCGTGCGCCCTACGAGTTGGTGAAGACCATGCGTGCTTCCATCTTGGTTATGGGGCCGCTACTTGCGAGATTTGGGCGGGCGGAAGTCTCCTTTCCTGGCGGGTGCGCCATTGGGAGTCGTCCCGTCGACCTTCATTTGAAAGGTTTTGAGGCAATGGGTGCGCAAATCGATGTGCGCGACGGTTATATCGTGGCGACCACGGAGGGTGGTTTGCGAGGCTGCGATTTCACCTTTGAGATGGTTACTGTTGGCGGTACTGAGAACTTGCTGATGGCAGCCGTATTGGCCGAAGGCGAGACCGTACTTCGCAATGTCGCTAAAGAACCTGAGATAACCGATCTCGTGAGATTTTTACGCGCCATGGGAGCCGATATCTCTGGTGACGATACGGATACCTTAGTGATCAAAGGTGTGTCGTCATTGAACTCTTGTGAGTATACGGTGATGCCTGATCGTATCGAGGCAGGGACATACCTGGTTGCAGCTGCGGCCACAGGAGGTTGCATCACGGTCGAGGGCGCTGATGCCGGACATCTGGGACTCGTGCTAGACAAGTTGCGTGAAGCTGGGGTTGATGTACAAGTTGACGCAAACGCAATTACCGCTGACATGACAGGAAAACGGCCTTTATCGGTTGACGTCATTACGGCGCCTTATCCCGGTTTCCCCACCGATATGCAGGCGCAGTTTACAGCGCTCAATCTTGTCGCTGACGGTGTGGCGCGGATTACCGAGACCATTTTTGAGAATCGCTTGATTCATGCTCAAGAGATGTCGCGAATGGGCGCCAATATTACGATTGACGGGCATTCGGTTATCATCCGCGGCCAAGAGAAGATCAGCGGTGCGCCGGTGATGGCGTCAGACCTTCGCGCCTCAGCCAGCCTGGTCATTGCCGGCCTGGCGGCAAAGGGAGAAACGCGGGTAGACCGTATTTATCACATCGATCGCGGTTACGAGCGTATTGAGGAAAAACTTCAATCTGTGGGCGCTGATATTGTCCGGAAAATGAGGTGA
- a CDS encoding K+dependent Na+ exchanger related-protein (PFAM: Sodium/calcium exchanger protein~TIGRFAM: K+-dependent Na+/Ca+ exchanger related-protein): MLDVFFIVAGLIGLVWSSDKFVDGAAAIASLAGLSPLLIGLTIVSLGTSAPEIVISVIASLSGSGELAVGNALGSNIANTGLVLGVTLIIKAMSVEAATTRRELPQMLGATLLAGALMIDGDLSVLDGLVLLSALTVFLFLLSKRDSGQDSELREPASTSASVAWLKFLGGLTLLVISSRVLVIGAVNIATSLGVSELMVGLTIVAIGTSLPELAASVMSAVKGHADIALGAIVGSNVFNLLIVLPVPGLLGPLALDSEVFNRDWLFTLLLAVLLMLFAWQAQRKAAGIGTGTGELGRVAGVVLLGTYISYLTILVVVPDLAG, from the coding sequence ATGTTAGACGTGTTTTTTATTGTGGCCGGATTGATCGGACTTGTTTGGAGTTCCGATAAGTTCGTTGACGGTGCTGCAGCAATTGCGAGCCTCGCTGGTCTATCCCCCTTACTAATCGGCTTGACGATTGTCTCGCTCGGTACGTCTGCACCGGAGATTGTCATATCTGTCATAGCGTCTTTATCGGGGTCGGGCGAGTTGGCAGTCGGCAACGCGCTGGGATCGAATATCGCGAATACCGGACTCGTATTAGGGGTCACCCTAATCATCAAAGCAATGTCGGTCGAAGCTGCCACGACGCGCAGAGAACTCCCGCAGATGCTCGGCGCCACACTATTAGCGGGCGCACTCATGATCGATGGGGATCTGTCTGTGTTGGACGGACTCGTATTGCTCAGCGCGCTTACTGTTTTTCTATTCCTGTTATCCAAACGCGATAGCGGCCAGGATTCGGAATTACGGGAGCCTGCCTCGACATCAGCCAGCGTTGCGTGGCTCAAGTTTCTAGGTGGGCTAACTCTGCTTGTCATTTCATCAAGAGTGCTGGTGATTGGCGCAGTTAATATTGCGACCTCGCTCGGTGTATCCGAGCTAATGGTTGGCTTAACTATCGTCGCCATCGGGACGAGTCTCCCAGAATTAGCCGCATCAGTTATGAGTGCCGTAAAAGGGCACGCCGACATTGCCTTGGGAGCTATCGTCGGCAGCAACGTTTTCAACCTGTTGATCGTACTCCCCGTTCCGGGGCTGCTGGGACCTCTGGCATTAGATTCAGAGGTCTTCAATCGAGATTGGCTCTTCACTTTGTTACTCGCAGTGCTACTGATGCTTTTTGCTTGGCAAGCGCAGCGCAAAGCGGCAGGGATTGGTACGGGTACTGGTGAACTCGGTCGCGTCGCTGGTGTCGTATTACTTGGAACGTATATAAGCTATTTGACCATTCTGGTAGTGGTACCAGACCTCGCAGGGTAA
- a CDS encoding KpsF/GutQ family protein (PFAM: CBS domain; SIS domain~TIGRFAM: KpsF/GutQ family protein): protein MTDQSPRSSAESALRTIDIEMRAIAELKSRIDDKFAKAVDILASVSGRVIVSGMGKSGHIGNKIAATLASTGTPAQFVHPAEACHGDMGMITRSDAALLMSNSGTTSEITALLPMLKRLGIPIIAMTGNPSSILASAADIHLNIGVEEEACPHDLAPTASTTANLVMGDALAVALLEQKGFSAEDFAFTHPGGALGRRLLTRVSDLQVSGSDVPCVAPSTSLADALMVISAKGLGMSTVTDDENTLLGIFTDGDLRRALEQGHDLSATKVGSVMSPGAKTINGDALAAEAVTRMESDGISALVVTNEAGAVTGVIHLLALLRAGIV from the coding sequence ATGACTGATCAATCTCCTCGTTCATCAGCCGAATCAGCACTGAGAACCATCGACATCGAGATGCGAGCAATTGCCGAACTTAAATCTCGAATCGATGACAAATTCGCAAAGGCGGTCGACATTCTTGCTAGTGTGAGCGGGCGAGTAATCGTCAGCGGAATGGGCAAGAGTGGCCATATTGGGAACAAGATAGCGGCAACCTTGGCGAGCACAGGCACTCCGGCGCAGTTCGTCCATCCGGCCGAAGCCTGTCACGGAGATATGGGGATGATTACGCGTAGCGATGCCGCGCTGCTCATGTCCAACAGTGGCACCACCAGCGAAATCACTGCGCTGCTTCCCATGCTCAAACGCTTGGGGATACCGATTATTGCGATGACCGGCAATCCAAGCTCTATTCTGGCATCCGCCGCCGACATCCACTTGAATATTGGCGTTGAGGAAGAGGCCTGCCCTCATGATCTCGCGCCCACTGCGAGCACTACTGCAAATCTCGTCATGGGCGATGCGTTGGCCGTAGCGCTGTTGGAGCAAAAAGGGTTTTCTGCAGAAGACTTCGCCTTCACTCATCCTGGTGGAGCGCTTGGACGACGCTTGTTAACGCGGGTATCTGATCTTCAGGTGAGTGGGTCGGACGTTCCCTGCGTTGCGCCATCGACCTCCTTAGCCGATGCGCTTATGGTGATCTCCGCTAAAGGACTAGGGATGTCCACTGTTACCGATGATGAAAATACCCTTCTCGGCATCTTTACCGACGGCGACTTGCGAAGGGCGCTAGAGCAAGGGCACGATTTAAGCGCTACTAAAGTGGGCAGTGTTATGTCACCCGGTGCCAAAACAATTAATGGTGATGCACTCGCGGCTGAGGCTGTGACGCGCATGGAGTCGGACGGTATTTCTGCGCTTGTCGTTACCAACGAAGCTGGCGCTGTGACCGGCGTCATTCACCTCCTTGCACTACTCAGGGCGGGTATCGTATGA
- a CDS encoding RNA polymerase, sigma 54 subunit, RpoN/SigL (PFAM: Sigma-54 factor, Activator interacting domain (AID); Sigma-54 factor, core binding domain; Sigma-54, DNA binding domain~TIGRFAM: RNA polymerase sigma-54 factor) — protein MKQALQLKLGQQLTLTPQLQQAIKLLQLSTLDLQQAITETLESNPLLDEEEVSIEAPLDAEIKEQVDFSDTTSIDLPGTELQVDAAWEDVMPSSAPAATTQGTGGEDVNFADRDSLPETLQSHLLWQLNLTRFSETDRTIALAFIDAVDEDGRLTQTSEQIFEGLKIDDLEFEEVMAVLHRLQHFEPTGVFAADLQECLLIQLRQMTEDTPHRDTAGIMVRRHIEQIPVAEPKHLARRMRTTPEDIIGALSLIRSLNPTPGASVETAATEYIVPDVFVKRVEGKWRVELNPDIAPKLRINQHYADLLNAGTSADRDYARNNVQEAKWFIKSLLSRNETLLKVASSIVQHQRAFLDHGDEAMRPLILADIAGEVDLHESTVSRATTRKYMHTPRGIYELKYFFSSHVATTEGGECSSTAIKALIKRIIGGENPQKPLSDAKLCALLADEGVVVARRTVAKYREQMNIGPSNERKRYI, from the coding sequence ATGAAGCAAGCGCTGCAGTTAAAGCTCGGCCAACAACTCACGCTGACACCTCAGCTGCAGCAAGCTATTAAGCTCCTCCAACTCAGCACTCTCGATCTTCAGCAAGCGATCACGGAAACACTCGAGAGCAACCCGCTCCTTGACGAAGAGGAAGTTTCAATCGAGGCGCCACTCGATGCGGAGATCAAAGAGCAGGTCGACTTCTCTGATACGACCTCGATTGATCTTCCGGGAACGGAACTGCAAGTCGATGCGGCGTGGGAAGACGTTATGCCCTCTTCCGCACCCGCTGCAACAACCCAAGGTACGGGCGGTGAGGATGTCAACTTCGCGGACCGAGACTCACTTCCTGAGACCTTGCAGTCTCATCTCTTGTGGCAACTTAATCTGACGCGCTTCTCCGAGACGGATCGCACCATTGCGCTCGCGTTCATCGATGCCGTCGACGAAGACGGTAGGCTTACTCAAACTTCCGAGCAAATATTCGAAGGACTCAAGATCGATGACCTAGAGTTTGAAGAGGTCATGGCAGTCCTTCATCGGCTGCAGCACTTCGAGCCAACGGGCGTGTTTGCAGCAGATCTACAAGAATGTCTTTTGATTCAGTTAAGACAAATGACAGAGGACACGCCCCATCGAGACACTGCGGGGATTATGGTTCGAAGGCATATCGAGCAAATACCTGTCGCTGAACCGAAACATCTTGCGCGGAGAATGCGAACAACCCCCGAAGATATCATCGGCGCACTTAGTTTGATTCGCTCACTAAATCCTACCCCGGGTGCATCGGTCGAAACCGCGGCCACGGAGTATATCGTCCCCGATGTCTTCGTTAAGCGCGTGGAAGGCAAATGGCGCGTAGAACTTAATCCCGACATCGCGCCAAAACTTCGCATCAACCAACACTATGCAGATCTGCTAAATGCGGGCACAAGTGCCGATCGAGATTACGCACGAAACAACGTGCAAGAAGCTAAGTGGTTTATAAAAAGTTTACTAAGCCGAAATGAGACGCTATTGAAAGTTGCTTCCTCTATTGTCCAGCACCAGCGCGCCTTCCTCGATCATGGCGATGAGGCGATGCGCCCTTTGATCTTGGCGGACATCGCAGGTGAAGTTGATCTGCACGAATCCACAGTCTCGCGCGCAACAACCCGGAAATATATGCATACACCGCGCGGCATCTACGAGCTGAAATACTTTTTCTCAAGTCATGTCGCAACGACTGAGGGCGGCGAGTGCTCATCGACCGCAATCAAAGCGCTCATAAAACGAATTATCGGTGGCGAGAACCCCCAAAAGCCCTTGAGTGATGCAAAGCTTTGCGCGCTCCTTGCGGACGAAGGTGTCGTTGTCGCAAGACGCACCGTCGCGAAATATCGAGAACAAATGAACATAGGCCCATCAAACGAAAGGAAGCGGTATATCTAA
- a CDS encoding hypothetical protein (PFAM: Protein of unknown function (DUF1239)): MKWSITGAVIGVIAVLAIFARLESEAPTSLEARKLVATELNQLELTRYDDDGRKLEVSRADHAVQLEGESELLLGGLHVEREDAQGVRWQLEAPRGLSETRNDTLVLSGGVTVTRGDDVTLTTKQLTIDAVSSLAKSTSQATLTSERGVTTGSQLQIDFRGGTAALQGNVTSSFDKGTSGK, translated from the coding sequence ATGAAATGGAGCATCACGGGCGCCGTTATTGGCGTCATCGCAGTACTCGCTATTTTTGCGCGCCTGGAGAGTGAGGCGCCAACGAGTTTAGAGGCTCGAAAGCTGGTGGCCACTGAACTCAATCAGCTTGAGCTCACTCGCTACGACGATGACGGCCGAAAACTTGAGGTCAGCCGAGCCGACCATGCTGTGCAACTCGAAGGTGAGTCGGAGTTATTACTGGGTGGTCTCCACGTGGAGCGCGAGGATGCGCAAGGCGTGCGATGGCAACTCGAGGCCCCACGAGGCTTATCCGAAACGCGAAATGACACGTTGGTTTTATCCGGTGGCGTTACCGTGACTCGTGGTGACGACGTCACTTTGACTACCAAACAACTCACGATTGACGCGGTCAGCAGTTTAGCCAAGTCCACATCTCAAGCTACACTTACCAGCGAGCGCGGCGTCACGACCGGATCACAACTGCAGATCGACTTCCGCGGCGGTACGGCAGCCCTGCAAGGCAATGTGACGTCCAGTTTTGATAAAGGAACCAGCGGCAAGTGA
- a CDS encoding putative P-loop-containing kinase (PFAM: P-loop ATPase protein family) translates to MRIIIVSGSSGSGKSSALNQLEDMGFYCVDNLPVTLVESLIAHFAQSPSSIYTGLAICIDIRTEDEGVSDLRDFLKSLRERVTFELIFFDATEQALSKRFNETRRKHPLSEDGLPLTNALAVERIILEPLISAADLIIDTSEMSPYQQREAMQERFGTARSGMTISVESFGFKKGAPLNADIVLDMRMLANPHWEPELRSHTGQAPEVKQFIEAHPETESVANNIIDMLLNWVPLYQKSQRAYLTIAIGCTGGKHRSVYMTERVGEALAKHFEGVSVSHRDMPKD, encoded by the coding sequence ATGCGCATTATTATCGTAAGCGGCAGTTCTGGTTCAGGTAAAAGTTCAGCGCTAAATCAGCTCGAGGACATGGGCTTCTATTGCGTTGATAATCTTCCCGTAACTCTTGTCGAGTCGCTAATTGCGCACTTCGCCCAATCACCCTCGTCGATCTATACGGGTCTGGCTATTTGTATCGATATCCGCACAGAGGACGAGGGTGTTTCGGATCTTCGCGATTTTCTGAAATCACTTCGCGAGCGGGTCACGTTCGAACTGATCTTCTTTGACGCCACCGAGCAAGCGCTGAGTAAGCGCTTCAACGAAACCCGCCGAAAGCACCCCTTAAGCGAGGATGGACTGCCCCTGACTAATGCGCTCGCTGTCGAGCGGATTATTTTGGAGCCGTTGATCTCGGCAGCGGATTTGATCATCGACACCTCTGAAATGTCGCCTTACCAGCAACGTGAGGCCATGCAAGAACGATTCGGAACCGCGCGGTCAGGCATGACCATTTCCGTTGAATCGTTTGGCTTTAAAAAGGGGGCTCCGTTAAACGCGGATATTGTTCTCGACATGCGAATGTTGGCGAACCCCCATTGGGAGCCTGAATTACGCTCTCATACCGGCCAAGCACCCGAGGTGAAGCAATTTATCGAGGCACATCCAGAGACGGAGTCCGTTGCCAATAACATCATTGATATGTTGCTGAACTGGGTCCCACTCTATCAAAAAAGCCAGCGTGCCTACCTGACCATCGCCATTGGTTGCACGGGCGGTAAACATCGATCCGTCTATATGACCGAGCGTGTCGGAGAGGCACTGGCAAAGCATTTTGAGGGTGTGTCAGTGAGTCATAGAGACATGCCCAAAGATTAA